A window of Synechococcus sp. WH 8109 genomic DNA:
TCGGTTGTCGCATCGTCTATTCGAATTCATTTTCTAAACTGTACGGAATATATAATCGAAAATCATCATATCATTTAAAAATGCTCTCAAAGGCCTCGTCGACTGTTTCTACCATATTATTTATCTATTTAATCTTTCATGGATATGACTGGGGTGCAACCGTTCCCGTTCAGCTAGTACTTAATCGTATGCTCTCATCAATGTGTTGTATTTTACTTATAACAGGTCTCGTGGCAAGTCAAGGCTTATTAGTACAGTTTCTCGAGCGTCCCTTCATGGCGGCTCTCGGTCAGGCCAGTTATGGGATGTATCTGTACCATCAACCCTTGATGATCCGAGCGGCTCAAGCTGGCGGTATCAAATTTGCTGGAATACAGATACTTCCCTCTGACTTTACTGCCGTTCTTGTATGGACCCTCATCCTCTCGTTTGTTAGCTATCGCTTTTTTGAGGAGCCATTGAATACATTTTTTCGTACCAATTATCAGGGCTAAATAAAGTTAAAGGTGCCGAAACCCGTGTTGTGCCAAGGCATCTGAGTTATTTCCACTTGTTTTTTCTGCCAGGTCCTGGGACGGTTACCTCCTCGCCTTTCATCGGAATTTTCCGCGAGACGCTTTGCTTGGTGTCCACTAGGGGTACTGACACTTGCAGGGCCCTCACTTGCATTTCGTCTCATCGAACGATATTATGTAGTCAATCTGCAGCCAGACGTGTCTGCGCTTGACAGAGGCTAGATGCCCCGAGGCATCTAAACCCAACTCGGGGCCTGCCCCATCAGCAAACGTTTAGCTCTTCCGGTCTCTCAACATGGCACTTGCAACTCCGCAAGCCGTTCAGCTCCTCAACCTTGCTTATTTTGGTCGCCCCGCTGATCCCGCGTCCCTGAGCGGTACTACTTCTTGGGTTGCTGCAGGGGCAACTCAGAGTCAAATTGTCGCAGCTTTTGTCCAGACCTCTGAGTATCAGACTGTCACTGTTACTCCCAACACAACGTCTGGTGAAATTGTCACCAAAAATCTAATTAATGCGCTGTATCAGCGTCTTGTTGGACGTGCAGCCGCCGATTCCGAAGTTACGGGTTGGACCAATGCAATTTCTTCTGGGGCTGTTAATCACGACTACCTCGGAATAACTCTTGTCAATGCGATCCTCAATCTCCCGGAAAGCACTGATATTCGCCAGGTAATGATGGCGAAAGTTGAGTCTGCTGACCTCTATAGCGACTATCTCGCTACAGATGCGGGTGACTTGTCAGCGTATTCAACGACAGCTGGTCTTGCTTCAGGTCGGGCTTTCAATGACTCGGTTTCAACCTCAACTCCTAAGACCGGCGAAGAGGTTAAGGCCGTTGCAGAACTTTTAGATACTCCTTCTACCTACACCCTCACTACAGCAGCTGCTTCTGCTGCTGAAGGTGACACTGTTACCTTCACACTTACTCTTAACGAGGCTCCTACAGAAGCCGTAATCGTTAACTACGTAACTGGTACTGGTACCGCTGGTACAGGTGATTACGCCTCCTCTTCTGGTTCGGTCACCTTTGCTGCAGGCCAACAAACGCAGTTCGTCACCGTCGCTACAACAGAGGACACTTCTGTTGAGTCGGATGAAACCTTCACCGTTACTTTCTCGGGTACGCGTCTTACTGGTTCAGTTGCTGCTACTGGCACCATCACAAATGATGATGTCGCTGTTGTAGCTCCTACTTACACTCTTTCTACATCTGCTGCCTCAGCGTCCGAGGGTGATGGAGTTACTTTCACTCTCACGCTTGACTCAGCTCCTACTGCAGACGTCGTAGTCAACTACGTAACTTCCAATGGAACTGCAGGTGCGTCTGACTACACCTCAACCTCCAGCTCAGTAACCTTCTCTGCTGGTCAGAAAACCAAATTTGTAACTATTCAGTCTACTGAAGATACGGCTGTAGAGCTTGATGAAACCTTCTCAATTACTTTCTCAGGTTCATCTCTCGCTGCGGATGTAACTGCCACTGGCACAATCACCAACGATGATTCTGCTGCACCTACTTACACACTGACCGTTGCTGACGTCTCGGCTGCTGAGGGTGATGCGGCAACCTTCCAGTTGACTCTCGACTCTGCACCTACTGAAGCAATTGTCGTTAATTATGCGACTGCTGCAGGTACTGCAGGAGCAACTGATTTCACATCTGCATCTAGCACCGTCACTTTTGCTGCTGGTCAGACAACTCAGTTCGTAACCATTCAGACAACTGAAGATACGGCTGTTGAGAGCAGTGAGACCTTCACGGTCAACTTCACTGGTTCGAGTCTTGCTGCGGCTGTTAGTGCAACTGGCACTATCACTAATGATGATACTGCGGTTCCCACTTACAGCCTTACTGTTGCTGATGTTTCGGCTGCTGAGGGTGATGTAGCAACCTTCCAGTTGACTCTCGACTCTGCACCAACGGAAGCGGTTGTTGTTAACTACACCACTGCTACTGGCACCGCAGCTACTACTGACTTCACAGAGGTAACTAGCTCCGTCACTTTCGCTGCTGGTCAGCAAACCAAGTTTGTCAACATCACAACCACTGAAGACACAACTTTCGAGACAGACGAAACCTTTACGGTCACATTCTCTGGTTCTACGCTTAACGCTTCGGTTTCTGCTACCGGCACCATCACTAATGATGATGCCGACCCGGCAACTGCTGCACAAACCCTCACCCTGACTACTGGGGCTGAGACTCTTACTGGTGCTGGTGGCGCTGACACCTTTGACGCTTCACTTTCTAACAGCCTTTCTGCCTTTGATAGCCTCACAGGTGGAGATGGCAACGACACTATTACTGCTGCTGTTAACAGCGCAGCAACGGTTGTTGTTGACACAACCAGCATTGAGCAATTCAATCTGACAGGTGGCGCAAATGGTGCAACTCTCAATATGGAGAGTGCTACCGGAGTTACAGGTATTAATTCCACTAACTCTCTTGCTGCCGTCACCCTAAATAATCTTCAGTCACTTCCAACAACGGTTGGTATCACATCACCAGCTGCTAATCAGACAACCACCCTCGATTTTGATGGTGCTGCACTGACTGGCACTACAGATGATCTCCAGATCAATCTTAGTGAAAGTAACAATCAAACTATTACTCTCACTCGCGATGCTGGCACTACCGAAAAAATAGAAACCGTTTCTATTAACAGTGCTTCTGAGGCCAATGTGATTGCCGACCTGCAGACTACAGGTGTTGGTACTACTGCACTTGAGTTAACAGGTTCTCAAAATCTTACTATCACAGCTGCGCTTGATAATGAGATTACAAGTGTTTCTGGTGGAACATTCACAGGCAATCTCACACTTACCGCTGGTACACCTGGTGTTGCTATTACAACTGGTACCGGAGCTGATGATGTCACTGGTGGAACTGGTGGAGACACCATCACTACTGGCGATGGAGCCGACACTATCTCTTCTGGTGGTGGCGCTGACAGTATCGTCAGTGGTGCTGGTATTGACTAAATCACTACCGGTACCGGTAATGACACCGTAGATGCCGGTTCAGGTGATGACGTTATTACTTCTTCTGGTGGTAACGACACCATCGCTGGCGGCATTGGTGCTGACACGTTTGTCTTTGCCACAACTATCCTGACTGCTGATGACACAGTTTCAGGCGGTGACGGGGATGACACCATCCGTTTTGGCGACAACACCACTGTTGTTGATGCTGCATTCACCAATGTCACTAGTGTCAAAACAATCACTGCTGCTGCTGATGACCAGTTGACATCTGTGACCATCGGTACTGAAGCTGCTGAAGCTGGTATCGATACTGTTACGTTCACCGATACCGCGAAAACTGATTCACTTGTTGTTGAAGCTGGTTTCACCAACAATTTGACAGTTAATCTTGACACCGATAACACTCAAGACAACTCGATTGTCGCCACCAATTACACCAAGGTGTTGACCGTCAACGCTCTTGATACTGATATCGATGACAATGTCACTACTATTACAGGCGGTACTGGAACTGCGGATGTTCTGAAAATTACCGCCTCCGGCGATACCATTGCCGCAGCTCAACTTGCTTCAGTTACTAAGGTCGAGAAGTTTGAAATTCTCACCAATAATGCAATTAATCTGACAATTCACGACAACAATGCTGTTGGAACTGGTGCAGCAGGCGATGAAACAATCACTGTTGATGCCTCTGCATTGACAACGGCTAACGCCACTATTAGTGCTGCAGCTGAGGACGATTCCAAAGTTGTAATTACCACAGGCGGTGGTGCAGACACCATTACTGGTTCTGCTTCTGCTAATCACGGTGACACCATCACCGCTGGTGATGGTAATGACGTTCTCAAATTCACGAATGCTGGTCTCACCGCAGCAGACTCAGTTGCTGGTGGTATCGGTACTGACACCATTGAATACACTGATGCGGCAGATGTCGTTGATGCTGATTTCACACTGGTCACAGGTGTTGAGACTATTACCACAACCGCTGGTATTCGGTTGACCAACCTTGTCCTGGGTGAAAAAGCTCTGGCTGCTGGAATCAATACTGTTACTTTTGCTGATACTGATGCTGTCGACAAAGTAACCGTTGGAGCCGCTTTCACCCGAGACCTTGAGGTTGATCTCCGTGCTGATACTGGTGCTGGTCAATCGATCATCGCCACTAACTACACTGGTTCGCTGACAGTTGATCTGACTGATTCCTTCATTGACAACGACGGAGCAGCCGGTCTCACCACAATTACCGGTGGCACAGGCACTGACACCATGAATGTCACTGCCTCTGGATCAGCTATTGCTGCTGCCGATATGGCACAGATCACCAAGGTTGAAAACATTGTTGTTGACTCTGGACTTACTAGTGCCTTCGGACTAACACTTTCTGACAACAATGCTGTTGGAACTGGTGCAGCTGGTGATGAAACCATCACCGTTAATGCTTCCGCCCTCACAACAGGTGTCGCAACTATCGACGCATCCGCTGAAGACGATGCAAAAGTTGTTATCAACACTGGTGGAGCAAACGACTTTATTACTGCTTCTACATCCGCCAACAATGGTGACACCATCACAGCTGGTGCTGGCGATGACATCATTTACTTCGGAAACGGCGATCTAACTGCAGCAGACAGTGTCGGTGGTGGTGCTGGAGCCAACACTATTCAGTTCACGGAAGATTCAACAGTTGCTGATGCAGCATTCACGCTCGTCACGAATGTGCAGACTCTGCAAACAACTGACGACAAGATGTTTACTGCTCTCACCTTGGGGGCAGCTGCCATGGCCGCAGGTGTCACCACTGTCAACCTGAGAGGTACTGCTGGTGGTGATGCTGATGTTGTGACGGTTGGTGCTGGCTTTACTAGTGCTCTTACCGTTGATTTCGACGCTGATGATGCTGTCGCTAACAAAGTCGATGCCACTAATTACACCGGGGCCTTGACCATCACAGCCGCTGATAGCGACTTGGATGATGAAAATGCCGCTGGTGTTGCGACTATTACCGGTGGCTCTGGTTCTGACACAATCGCAATCACTGTTGGCGGCAACGCTATTGCTGCTGCTGACCTTGCATCAGTCACTAAGGTTGAGACGATCCAGATTGTTGGCACGACAGCCAATGCCGACATCACTCTCAATAACAACAACGCGACCTACACCCACGAAGCATTGTTCGAAACCATCACTATTGATGGTTCTAGCTTGACCACTGGTGTTCTTACTCTTGACGCTTCCGCTGAGGTTGACGGCAAAGTTGTGATTATTGGTGGTGCTGACAACGATGTCATCACCGCTGATGCATCAGCCAACGTTGGTTCTAATATCACCGCTGGAGCTGGTACAGATACCATTCACATCTCAGCTGATGGTGTTTTAACCAATATCGACACCATTGCTGGTGGTGACGGTGCTGACACAATGAGTTTCTCTGCAAACTCAACAGTTACTGATGCTCACTTTGCAAATGTCTCAAGTATTGAGACTTTGACTGGTGCCAACAACATCGAATTCACTTCATTGACTCTTGGCTCAAATGCCCAGACAACCAATGTTTCAACGGTGACATTCGCTGGTAATACGGCAAGTTCTCTAACCGTCTCCAACGGTTTTACCAACACCCTTACTGTTAATTCCACAACTACAGCGGGTCAAAGTGACAACATTGATGGCTCTGCAGCAGCTGCAGCTATTCAAGTTGTTTCCGCAGCTGCCAACATTGCAGCAGGCGATACCATCAAAGGTGGTACAGGTACAAGCGACAAACTGACAATTACTGCTGACGACGGTACTGCAACCACCACTCTTATGACTGGTGTTGAGAACATCACTGTCGCCTATGCAGCTAACAAGGATGTCAGTATCACCATGGGTGCCAACAACACCCAAATCGCATCAGGTTCGACCCTGACCGTCGATGCTTCTGCAATGACGGAAACCGATGAGATTCTTACCTTCACAGGTAATGCAGCGGAAACTGACGGTCTCCTGAATATCACTGGTTCTTCAGGTGCAGACGTCATTACAGATGCTGGTGCCGCTGACACCATTTCAGGCGGAGCGGGTGCTGACACCATTACTGCTGCAGCAGGTGCCGACTCCATCGTTGGAGGTGCAGGCGCAGACAGCATCACAGGTGGTGCTGGAGCTGACACTCTTACCGGTGGAACTGAGGCTGACATCTTCGTCTACACAGCTGTTGCTCAGTCGAACTCTTCAGCCACTGACACCATCACTGACTTCACCAGTGGTGCTGACAAGTTGAATATCACCTTGGATTACAGCGGTCTCGGTGCAGGCTCTCATGCAACAGTTAAT
This region includes:
- a CDS encoding S-layer family protein, whose amino-acid sequence is MTIGTEAAEAGIDTVTFTDTAKTDSLVVEAGFTNNLTVNLDTDNTQDNSIVATNYTKVLTVNALDTDIDDNVTTITGGTGTADVLKITASGDTIAAAQLASVTKVEKFEILTNNAINLTIHDNNAVGTGAAGDETITVDASALTTANATISAAAEDDSKVVITTGGGADTITGSASANHGDTITAGDGNDVLKFTNAGLTAADSVAGGIGTDTIEYTDAADVVDADFTLVTGVETITTTAGIRLTNLVLGEKALAAGINTVTFADTDAVDKVTVGAAFTRDLEVDLRADTGAGQSIIATNYTGSLTVDLTDSFIDNDGAAGLTTITGGTGTDTMNVTASGSAIAAADMAQITKVENIVVDSGLTSAFGLTLSDNNAVGTGAAGDETITVNASALTTGVATIDASAEDDAKVVINTGGANDFITASTSANNGDTITAGAGDDIIYFGNGDLTAADSVGGGAGANTIQFTEDSTVADAAFTLVTNVQTLQTTDDKMFTALTLGAAAMAAGVTTVNLRGTAGGDADVVTVGAGFTSALTVDFDADDAVANKVDATNYTGALTITAADSDLDDENAAGVATITGGSGSDTIAITVGGNAIAAADLASVTKVETIQIVGTTANADITLNNNNATYTHEALFETITIDGSSLTTGVLTLDASAEVDGKVVIIGGADNDVITADASANVGSNITAGAGTDTIHISADGVLTNIDTIAGGDGADTMSFSANSTVTDAHFANVSSIETLTGANNIEFTSLTLGSNAQTTNVSTVTFAGNTASSLTVSNGFTNTLTVNSTTTAGQSDNIDGSAAAAAIQVVSAAANIAAGDTIKGGTGTSDKLTITADDGTATTTLMTGVENITVAYAANKDVSITMGANNTQIASGSTLTVDASAMTETDEILTFTGNAAETDGLLNITGSSGADVITDAGAADTISGGAGADTITAAAGADSIVGGAGADSITGGAGADTLTGGTEADIFVYTAVAQSNSSATDTITDFTSGADKLNITLDYSGLGAGSHATVNATVVTAAAGITAVQAALSAERGQYIHDTTNNKLYVNVNDDNLITTLDYQIATTTAAADGDINFTISGGAGNDTITAGGGADTITGGAGTDSITAGDGADTIIRNGDGTTDGYDIVTFVVADDIIDFTTNGAKVNGTAVTAYNEGALGAMGATHAFTAFSDNITVANSLTGPTEAEIETYLGATAVFQNGATGDAQYVAADNGTDTFIFYIEEGADGTNKQFDAADDIGYAMMRLVGVDDATSLSAANFADFT
- a CDS encoding Calx-beta domain-containing protein; this encodes MALATPQAVQLLNLAYFGRPADPASLSGTTSWVAAGATQSQIVAAFVQTSEYQTVTVTPNTTSGEIVTKNLINALYQRLVGRAAADSEVTGWTNAISSGAVNHDYLGITLVNAILNLPESTDIRQVMMAKVESADLYSDYLATDAGDLSAYSTTAGLASGRAFNDSVSTSTPKTGEEVKAVAELLDTPSTYTLTTAAASAAEGDTVTFTLTLNEAPTEAVIVNYVTGTGTAGTGDYASSSGSVTFAAGQQTQFVTVATTEDTSVESDETFTVTFSGTRLTGSVAATGTITNDDVAVVAPTYTLSTSAASASEGDGVTFTLTLDSAPTADVVVNYVTSNGTAGASDYTSTSSSVTFSAGQKTKFVTIQSTEDTAVELDETFSITFSGSSLAADVTATGTITNDDSAAPTYTLTVADVSAAEGDAATFQLTLDSAPTEAIVVNYATAAGTAGATDFTSASSTVTFAAGQTTQFVTIQTTEDTAVESSETFTVNFTGSSLAAAVSATGTITNDDTAVPTYSLTVADVSAAEGDVATFQLTLDSAPTEAVVVNYTTATGTAATTDFTEVTSSVTFAAGQQTKFVNITTTEDTTFETDETFTVTFSGSTLNASVSATGTITNDDADPATAAQTLTLTTGAETLTGAGGADTFDASLSNSLSAFDSLTGGDGNDTITAAVNSAATVVVDTTSIEQFNLTGGANGATLNMESATGVTGINSTNSLAAVTLNNLQSLPTTVGITSPAANQTTTLDFDGAALTGTTDDLQINLSESNNQTITLTRDAGTTEKIETVSINSASEANVIADLQTTGVGTTALELTGSQNLTITAALDNEITSVSGGTFTGNLTLTAGTPGVAITTGTGADDVTGGTGGDTITTGDGADTISSGGGADSIVSGAGID